In Streptobacillus ratti, the DNA window TTTTATTTAAATTTTTTATTTCTAATACATTTTTCATTTTATTTACCCCTTTCTTTAATTTGAGCTATAATATCCTCATTAGAAAAACCTAAAGAATGCATTTTAGATAAAAATTCATCTAATACATTTCCAGAATGTTTTATAGTTAATTTTTTCAAAATATCTAAATCTTCAGTAACAAAAGTTCCAACTCCTCTTTTAGTTACAGCTATTTTTTGAAGTTCAAGTTCTCTAAAT includes these proteins:
- a CDS encoding GntR family transcriptional regulator, which encodes MEFNNKYPIYKQLFEIFLSDILSGNLKPGDKFMSIREASIKFNLNPNTVVNAFRELELQKIAVTKRGVGTFVTEDLDILKKLTIKHSGNVLDEFLSKMHSLGFSNEDIIAQIKERGK